Sequence from the Strix aluco isolate bStrAlu1 chromosome 16, bStrAlu1.hap1, whole genome shotgun sequence genome:
GCCAGGTAGCTGGCAGAAAAGCCAAAAATGCCTCCCAATTGCAAAGGCACCGTGGCATGGGAGGGGCAGGGTGCTCCTCGGGACAGTGCGTCCCTCCGGAGAAGCTCTGCTATTTTAACCACCACAACAAGGATGTTAATTGCACAAAATTTATTGGCTTTAACATTAAGCCCTTTGCAGGCTGTGGGGTAGCTGCAAGGAGTTTGGGGTTCCCTTAGACCTGCTTGGTGGGATGGTGGGGCCAGACCGGGCATGGGGGGCAAGTGCCTCCAAGGAGATGTTCTGCTCAGTCCTGAGCAGGAGCCGTGAGCCACGGGCGGGTTTAACAACATCCAGGCTGAgctcaggagctgcagcccaAGGTGTGTGGGCTACCAAAGGCATGGGATCATGTAAAAACAACCACAAGCACTCccaagactgaggaggaagatgTGGTGAAGAGCTGGGAGGGGGAGCACAGCACCCCAAAACCTGGTCTCTCATAGCTTTCATTGCATTACTAGGGGGTGTTAAGCAATAATTAATCTGGGCTATAAGTGCTAGTATGGTGGTAACCTGGCTGAAAACAACTGTTTTCTGTCCTTCAACTGGGCTGTCAAAGCCTGCAGCAGACTGACAAATGTTAGTTCTTGGCTCCAGTTTGAAGGTATGTGCCCTTGGGCCCAGGGGAGGTTTTGGCAATGATCCCCGTGCTCTTCCCAGAAGGGGAGTCGCTTCTGAGAAGCGCCCGGCCACCccaccagcactgccagcacCGCCAGCACCACCGGCATTGCCGGCACCACCAGCACCgccagcaccaccagcaccaccagcattgtgctctgctgctggaggggtGATGCCCCCCTGGGGGTGCTGAGGTCCTGGGAGCCCTGAGGCAGgcagaggagaaatgaagaatGGCAGAAACCTGCCAGGAGAGGGAAAGCAGTGAGCCAACGGGTCGTAATTCAGGGAGGGGTGTTTCTAATCAGGAGTAAAAGAGGAGCCATTCACAAAGTTCTGCTTGCGGTGCTTCTGGCAAAAGCCACTTCCTTTgtggcaaaaaaagaaagcaagataaATAAAAACAAGGACGCAGAGCTCTGACGTAGCCGCAGTTACAAAACCATTCGCGACTCCCCCACTGCATCTGGGGGAGTGGGGTGTGCTGCCGAGGGGCTCACGGGGACAGGGCTCCAAGAGGAGCCAGCGGGATGAGAGAGGGGACCTCCTGGTGACCAGGGCACTTTCTTCTCCATGCAACTGTCCTGGGAGGATCCGCTTCAGGGGATGGATCCAAAAGGAGTGGAGATGCCAAGACACCGACACTGATCTGCCTGAGCCCAGCTGGAAAGACAGCCCTTGCCTGCTGCTTCACCAAAGTTAACAGTTAAGTGCGGTTTTCCTTCATCCCTACCCCACCTTCCTTTCCTCCAGCATCCACTGCCAGCAGCTGCAttcctcccacctctcctggTGACCGGCAGCAGTCTCCCCAGGTTCTCTCCTTGCTGCCCTGCACTTGGTTTCTGCATCTCCTGGTGcatgtccctctcccttcctttccaTCTCCATGTCCACCACTGCCCTCCCCAGCACGTCCTGCTTGCCCTCCACTGGTGCCTTCCCGGCGCAGGAAGCTGGAGAGGGGCCACATGGCTCAGCCCCGGATTCTCCAAGCCACTAATTACCCATCCACTCTGACCGCAGCCGGGGACAACATCCCACCACCGGCCCAGCATCCATGGAGATGAACCACATGTCCCCACCTCCCGCACCACCCACACCGACCACCGATGGAGAAGGCTTGTGCAGGATAGACGTCACCGACGTGGCCATAGACACTGTCACACTGCTCATCTGCCTCTGCGGGCTGGTGGGGAATGGGGCCGTCCTCTGGCTCCTCGGCTTCCGCATCCGCAGGAACTCCATCACTATTTACATCCTCAACCTGGCCATTGCCGACTtcaccttcctcctcttcatgGTCGCCTCAGCCCTCCTCTACATGATCGACAACTTCTCCTGCTCCCCCACTGTGTCCTTGACATACCTGAGGTCACTTTTCCTGCTCTCACTGTTCTCCTACAACATGGGCTTGTACCTCCTGACAACCATCAGCATCGAGAGGTGCGTGTccatcctctgctccagcatccaCCGTCCCCAGCACTTGTCAGCCATGGTGTGTGCCTCGCTCTGGGCCCTCTCCATCGCTGTCATTGCTACAGtgacttctctgtgcctgtcacAGGAGCATGAGCACTGCCAGATAGCTCTTATCTCCATGTACGGCCTCAACTTCCTTATTTTTGCTCCACCCATGGTCATTTCCAGCACAATCGTCTTCATTAAGGCCCAGTGTGGCTCCCAGCAGCACCAACCCAAGAGGCTCTACATCGTTATCTTCCTCTCcgtcctcttcttcctcctctttgctctTCCCCTCAGCATCTGGAATTTCCTGCAGCAGTTTGGCTACAGTGTTGTGTCCTCCCAGGTTGTTTTCCTGCTCGCCTGCATCAACAGCAGCACCAACCCCTTCATCTACTTCTTGGTGGGGAGCTGCTGGAGGCACTGCTCCTTGGTGTCCCCCCAGGTTGCCTTCCGGAGGGTCTTTGAGGAGCCAGAAGACAACACAACATGCAGCAACGATACTACGATGGACACGCTGGCCCCAGCCTGTTGAAACCTTTCCACTGCTCTGCTTAAGGCCCCCGGGACAGTGGCTGAGGGTTTCCTTGAGTAACCAGATTAATAAATGTCTGCAGTATTTCCCCTGACGTCACCCTCTCGTGGTGTAATTCTGTcccctgcaggagaggagagcaggggcaTCGCGGAGGTGGATGTGGGGAGGGATGCTCCGCGGAGAGCGTGTTGGAGCACgactttcctcctccctgccgGCCCACCCCACATCTTAGGGCACTGGTCCCCTCCGTGCTCCCCAAAATCCCCTGCTTTTTGGGATGAGCGTTGCCTTCGGGATACTCTGACTCATCTACAGAGTGGGAGTAAAACCCATTCAGTGTCTTAAatccctctccccatcctgcgCAGCCTCTCTGAGCTCTGCTCCCCTGCAATGGCAGTGGGGGGGGACCACTGCACCCCACCAGGCTCTGCCAaggccccgccgccctcccctaCTGCTGGTACCCGGTTCCTGTATCTCACTGCTGCCTGATATCAATAAACAGCATCGTGCACCCTGAGCTGCCTTCAGTCCGTGTGCCAGTGCTTGCTGCCTTCGTCTGGGTCCTGCTGCCGGCCGGGGCCACGGGTGAAGGGAGGGGGGATGTGACGACTTGTGCTCACCGGAGAAAAAATGATGCCAACGGCCCGCAGCTGGGACTGCACCAGCACTCCCAGTGCAGGCAGGATGGGCCCAGGGGTGCAACGGTGCCCCCAGACTGGTTTATTAGTGTCACAGCAAGTATCTCcccaaatactattttttttaattttgtaagccAGGTCTAAGCGTAAAGgactcttgttttccttctgaaattctTCCTCTCCCCTGACTCTGGCAGGCTGGAGCATTTCTCCTTCTTCAGCAGGCCAGGACgctgcagcagcaaggagagGGGGAGTTCATGGCCCCCAGTCTGGCCACCACCTTCCAGGAGCAGGGTGCCACGTCTGTTGGCCACCACGGTCTCCATGGGGCATCGCTCAGGTCCCTATGGCTTTGCCAAGGTCTCAGCTGGTGGCAAAGCCTCCCCTCACCGCGGTGGGGAGAGCTGTGGGTGTGCAGAACGCCGGTGCCAGAGCCAGCAGCCACATGTCAGATGGCTCCTGACCAAACGCCATCGTGCCGGGCCTCGGTTTCCCCCAGCGCcacggcggaggaggaggaggaggaaggtccATCGCCCGTCCTCGAGCTGCCCTGGGGACACGGCGAGCTGCGAGCTGCAGTCTCCTCCCGCGCTGCCCCACTGTCACGCCGGGGGCTGGTGCTCCTCCTGTCCTGATGAGTGTGGACACCcaccccctcctgcaccccctggTCAGCCCCACCATGTCCCACACCAGCCCTACCACGTCCCACACCTTCTCACCAGCCCCACCACATCCCACACCAGCCCCACCATGTCCCACACCTTCCCACCAGCCCCACCACATCCCACACCAGCCCACCACATCCCACACcttcccaccagccccagcacgtCCCACACCAGCCCACCACGTCCCACAGTGTCCCACCAGCCCCACCACATCCCACACTCCCCCCTTCTaaccccaccacctcccacacCCCCCATGCAgcccccaccacctcccacccCCAGGCCAGCCCCACACCTGAGGCTCCAGTGCCTCCCTATGGGCTGCCCACCCCAAGCCGCCCCATAAGGTTTTAGGGGGGGCtgtttctcggggatacccaccACTCCTCAGAGCTTCCCCTCCGGTGTCCC
This genomic interval carries:
- the LOC141930655 gene encoding mas-related G-protein coupled receptor member H-like codes for the protein MEMNHMSPPPAPPTPTTDGEGLCRIDVTDVAIDTVTLLICLCGLVGNGAVLWLLGFRIRRNSITIYILNLAIADFTFLLFMVASALLYMIDNFSCSPTVSLTYLRSLFLLSLFSYNMGLYLLTTISIERCVSILCSSIHRPQHLSAMVCASLWALSIAVIATVTSLCLSQEHEHCQIALISMYGLNFLIFAPPMVISSTIVFIKAQCGSQQHQPKRLYIVIFLSVLFFLLFALPLSIWNFLQQFGYSVVSSQVVFLLACINSSTNPFIYFLVGSCWRHCSLVSPQVAFRRVFEEPEDNTTCSNDTTMDTLAPAC